ACGCACGATCCGCCGGGCTCGCGGGACATCGCCTTCGTGTTCCAACAATACTCGCTGTATCCGCATCTCACAGTCTACGACAATCTGGCGTTTCCACTGCGTTCTCCGGCGCGGCGGGTGGCGGAGCCGATCATCCGCAAGCGCGTCGAGCAGACCGCGGAGCTATTGCATATCGCAAGCAAGCTGAACAACCGCGCCACCCGGCTGTCCGGTGGCGAGATGCAGCGGGTGGCGATCGGCCGCGCCCTGGTGCGCGATCCCTCGATCTATCTGATGGATGAGCCGCTGTCCTCGCTCGACGCAAAACTCCGCAGCGAACTTCGGCTCGAACTCAAGCGGATCCAGATCGAGCTCGGCGCGACTATTCTTTATGTCACCCACGATCAGGTCGAGGCGATGACGATGGCCTCACGCATCGGCGTGATCAAAGACGGCCAGTTGCTTCAGCTCGGCACGCCCCGCGAGATCTACGAAAGCCCGTCCAGCAGCTACGTCGCCTCGCGGCTCGGCACGCCGCAGATCAACTTCCTGCCGGCGCGACTGCTCTCCGATGTGGCGATGCCGCAGGGAACCGAGACGGTCGGCATTCGCACCGAGCATCTTCAGCTCGCCGCGCGCAATGGCGGGCGGATGGTCGCCCGCGTGCATCGGGTCGAGCACCTCGGCGAGCAGAATCATATTCATCTGGACTATAAGGGCGAGACGCTGGTGACGCTGGCGGATCCGCATCAGCCGCTGCAGGCCGGCCAGGAGGTCGATTTGCAGCTGGTGCATCCGTTGTGTTTCGACCGTGCGGGGCAGCGGATTGCCGCGGCGGTTCATTAGAGGGGCGAGAGGATCGAAGAGATGTCGTTGCCATCTGAGACATTCAAATCGTTGGTCAAGGCGGCCGCAGAGCAGGTCATCGCCAGCGCGCCGGAGCTGACGAGCCTCGATCAGGCGATCGGCGACGGCGACCACGGGACCAACATGAAGCGCGGTTGCGAAGCCGTGCTCGGCAAACTCGACGCCATCTCGGCGCAGCCGCTCGACGAGGCGTTCAAGATGATCGGCAAGACCCTGGTGATGACGGTCGGCGGCGCCTCCGGGCCGCTCTATGGCAGCTTCTTTCTCGCCGCGGGCGAGGCGCTCTCGCACGACAAGCAGCTGCCCGACGATCTCGCCGATGTCTTTGGCAGCGCCGTGAACGCGGTGAGCGCGCGCGGCCGCTCGCAGGTCGGCGAGAAGACGATGCTGGATGTGTTGGTGCCCGTGCTGGAGACGCTGAAGACCGCGGCCGGCCAGCCGGATCTGATCGCGCGGGTCCGCGCTGCGGCGACCGATGCAGTCGAACGCACCGCGCCGATGCAGGCCACCAAGGGGCGCGCCTCGTTCCTCGGCGCGCGCAGCGTCGGGCATGTCGATCCCGGCGCGCGGTCGAGCTGTGTGCTGGTGCAGGCGGTGTGCGCCGGCCTGGAGGCACGGGCATGACCGAGACCGTGGGGATCGTGATCGTCTCGCACTCGAGCGACATCGCCAAGGGAACTGCCGACATGGTGCGGCAGATGGTGGGCAGCGAGGTCAAGGTGGCGTTCTGCGGCGGCAATCCCGACGGCGGATTGGGGACCAGCGTGCCGCTGATCATCGACGCCATCAATGCCGCCTGGTCTCCCAAGGGCGTCGCGGTGCTGGTCGATCTCGGCGGTGCCGAGACCAACAGCGAAATGGCGGTCGAGATGCTGGAGCCGGCGCGGCGCGATCTCGTTGTCGTCTGCAATGCGCCGATCGTCGAGGGCGCCGTGATGGCGGCGACCGAGGCGGCGGGCGGCAGCTCGCTGGCCCAGGTCAAGGCGGTGGCCGAGGAACTCTCTGCCGATTGAAATGTCGGCGATGCGATGATGGATGATGAGTATGCTTGATAAAGCGGACGGACAGATCTTCACCGGCAATGTGCGGCTGGTGCATGCGGTCGGCATGCACGCGCGCCCGGCGGTCAAGCTGACCAAGCTCGCCAAGAAGTACCAGGCCCAGATCTCGGTGCGCGTCGCCGGGGCGCCCGAATGGATCAACGCCAAGAGCGTGGCCAAGATCATGGCGATGCGTGCCGCGCACGGCAGCACGATCGAGATCAAGGCCTCCGGCAGCGACGCCGAGGCCGCCGTGGCTGCGCTGGTCGATTTGGTCGCCAGCGATTTCCCGGATGGAGCAGGCTAGCATGCAGGGCGGCGCTGCAGGATCGGCTTACCGCGGCAGGACCGCCTCGATCGGCTTTGCCCATGGTCCGCTGGTCCGGGTCGATGCGGGCGCGGGCGGCGAGCGGGTGGCCGGCACGCTGGTCGAGGAGGCGCTCGCGCTGCGCAAGGCGATCGATCTCGCCAGCGGGCAGATCGCCGATCTTGCCGCCAGCGCCGGCGGCGAAGCTGCTCAGATCCTCGAATTCCAGGTCGCGCTGCTGGAGGACGAGGACCTGATCGAGGCGATCTTCGCGTCGATCGGCGAAGGCCGGCCGGCCGATGTTGCCTGGCGTTCGACGCTCGACGAGCAGATCGCGGAGTACAATTCGGCGGCGGATGAGTATCTGCAGGCGCGCTCGTCGGACCTTGCCGACCTGCGCGACCGCGTGGTCCACATCCTGCGTGGCGACGCGGGCGAGCCGCTGAAGATCCCGAGCGGAGGCGTCGTCTGTGCCGACGACCTGCCGCCGTCGCGCTTCCTGGAGATCGACTGGTCCGGTGGCGGCGGCCTGGCGCTGCTGCACGGCAGTCCGACCAGCCATGTCGCCATGCTGGCGCGGGCGCGCGGCATCCCGATGGTGGTGCAGCTCGGCGCCATTCCGGATGCCGGCGCCACGGCGCTGCTCGACGGCGAAGGCGCGACGCTGGAGCTCGATCCCAGCGCCGAGCAGGTGCGCATCTTCGAGAAGCGGCGCGAGAGCCATCGCAAGAGCCGGGCATCGGCCCGCGCGATCCTGCGGCGGCCGACGGCCTCGTGGCGCGGCGAGCACATCAAGCTCCTGATCAACATCCAGCGCGTCGACGACCTCGAACATGCGGATGCGCAATACGCCGACGGCATCGGCCTGATGCGGACGGAATTCCTGCTCGCCGGACGGAGCGAGCTGCCGGACGAGGAGACCCAGTTCCAGGCCTATGACGCGGTGTTGCGCTGGGCCGGCCAGCGGCCCGTGACGATCCGCACCTTCGACGCCGGCGGCGACAAGCCGGTGCCCGGCTTCACCTTCGACGGCGAAGCCAATCCGTTCCTCGGCGTCCGTGGCTTGCGGCTTTGCCTCGCCCGGCCCGAGATCTTTGCCGTTCAGCTCCGCGCGCTGGCCCGCGCCGCGGTGCGCGGCAATCTCAAGGTCATGTTCCCGATGGTGACGCAGGCCGACGAGCTCGAGGCGGGGCGGAAGCTGTTCGCCGACGTCGTGCAGCGCTTGCAGGCGGACGGCATTGCCGCGATGCTCCCGGAGCTCGGAATCATGGTCGAGGTTCCGGCGGCGGCCCTGGCGATATCGAGCTTCAAGGCGGCATTCTTCTCGATCGGCTCGAACGATCTCGCGCAATATGTTTTGGCTTGCGATCGTTCCAACGGAGCTCTCGCCCCCCTGATGGACCCCCTGCATCCCGCAGTGCTCGAACTGATTTCGCGGACCGCGGAGCACGGCCGCCGCGCTGGAATAAGCGTCAGCCTGTGCGGCGACATGGCCGGCGATCCGCGCTGCCTTCCAGCGCTGCTGAATTGCGGCCTGCGCGAATTGTCGGTGAACGCCTCGGCACTGGCGCAGATCAAGCACACCATCGACCGGCTGAGCAGCGGAGGCAGTGTTGGCTGACACGGCGGCGGATGAAGCACCCGAAGCCGGCGCGGTTGCGGCCTACAAGCGCATCTTCAAGGAAGTGCTTGAGAGCCGCCCGTCGGGGATGCGGCTGCGTCTGGCGCATGCCATCGGCAAGAACCGCAGCTTCGTCAGCCAGATCAGCAACCCGGCCTATCCGGTGCCGATCCCGGTACAGCATCTCAACACGATCTTCGATGTCTGCCACTTCCCGCCGCAGGCGAAGGCCGCCTTTCTGCGCGCCTATGCGCGGGCGCATCCGCGCCGTGTCGGCCGGCTGAGCGAGGGATCGCACGAGCGGACGCTGACGCTGCATCTGCCGGATCTCGGCAGCGCCAAGCGCAATGCCGAGCTCGACACGCTGCTGCAGGAATTCACGCGGCGCCTGATCGGCATCATGCGGGAAAAATAGGCGAGAACGCCACCAAAGCGTTTTCGAGCGAAGCGGATACCGGTTCGCGTGAAGAAAGCGCGTCAAAACAAGAATCTGGAGCTTCGTTCCGATTGATCGGAACGAAGCTTCGGACGAAGCGGGGAGGACACCATGAAGAAGTTCATCAATGCGGTCGACAACGTGCTCGCCGAGAGCCTCGATGGCTTTGCGGCCGCGCATGCCGATCTGGTCGCGCTGGGCGCCGAGCGCAAATTCGTGCGCCGCCGCGAGCCGAACCGCAACAAGGTCGCGCTGGTCTCGGGCGGCGGCAGCGGGCATGAGCCGCTGCATGCCGGCTTCGTCGGCCACGGCATGCTGGATGCGGCCTGTCCCGGACGGGTGTTCACCTCGCCGACGCCGGACCAGATCGTCGAGGCCGCGCAGGCGGTCGCGGGCGATGCCGGGGTGCTGTTCATCGTCAAGAACTATGCCGGCGACCGCATGAATTTCGAGATGGCGGCCGAGATCGCCGAAGGCAAGACCGCCACCATCGTGACCGATGACGACGTCGCGGTCGAGAAATCGACCTACAGCATCGGACGCCGCGGCGTCGCCGGCACCTTGATCGTCGAGAAGATCGTTGGCGCTGCCGCCGAGAAGGGCGCCGATCTTGCGACCTGCGTCGCGCTCGGCGAGCGCGTCAACGCGCGGACCCGTTCGATGGGCGTGGCGCTGACCAGCTGCACGGTGCCTGCCGCGGGCACGCCGACCTTCGCGCTCGGCGAGGACGAGATGGAGATGGGCGTCGGCATCCACGGCGAGCCGGGCCGCCGCCGCGTCAAACTCGCAGCGGCCGACGCGATCGCATCGGAGATGACGACAGCCATTGCAGAGGATCTCGCGGCCCCCGCCGGCTCCGAGGCCCTGCTGCTGGTCAACGGCTTCGGCGGCACCCCGACGATCGAGCTCTATCTGATGTACAACGCCGCGCGCCGCATGCTCGAGCAGCGCGGCCTGCGCATCGTGCGCTCGCTGGTCGGCAGCTACGTCACCTCGCTCGACATGGCCGGCTGCTCGCTCACGGTGAGCCTGCTCGATGCCGAGACGACGGCGCTGTGGGACGCCCCGGTGCGCACGGCCGCATTGAAATGGTGAATGCTGCCATGGTCGGCAGCCACGAGCTTCGTTGAACCAATCCGCCTTCGCCAAGGCTCCGGGGCGACAGCCTTCGCTGCTTCGCATCGATGGAAGCGCGTCGGGCTTGCCGAGCCGTAGCTGCGAAGCAACGAAGGCTGGTGCCCCTGGCCGGAATCGAACCAGCACTCCTTGCGGAACTCGATTTTGAGTCGAGCGCGTCTACCAGTTCCGCCACAGGGGCATTCGCGATGGTCCAGGCCGGGAGCGGCCGGGGGTCACGAAGCGCGGCGGACTATAGCGGGCGGCCCGTCACGGTCAACCCGCGCGGATGTGATTGTCCCGTGCCTCGACAGCGGTATTTTCACGCGATACGACCCGGATCGAGCATGGAGCGGGGCCATGGCCCTCCCGGATGATGCTCGCAGGAGGACCGCCGTGACGACCGCCACCGCCCATCCGTCGCATGCTTCCGCCACCGGCAATCCTGCGCTGACCTCGGCCCTGGCGATTGCCGTGATCGCTGCGGCGACGCTGGCCGGCGCCTGGTTCTTCCAGCTGGTGCTGGAGATCATGCCCTGTCCGCTCTGCCTCGAGCAGCGCTATGCCTATTATCTCGCGGTCCCGCTCGGCGCCCTGGTGGCGATCGCGGCCGCCCGCGGTGCGGCGCGTCCGGTGCTGCTCGCCGGCCTTGCGATCCTCGGCCTCGCCGCGCTCGCCAATGCCGGGCTCGGCGCCTATCACGCCGGCGTCGAATGGGGGCTCTGGCAGGGGCCGACCGATTGCACCGGCCCGATGGTGGATTTCGGCAAGGCCGGCTCGCTGCTGGATCAGCTCGACAAGGTCAAGGTGGTCCGCTGCGATGAGGTGCAGTGGCGCCTCCTCGGCATCTCGCTCGCAGGCTACAACGTGCTGATCTCGCTCTTGATGGCCGCGATCGCCGGCTGGGGCGTGGTGCGGGCTGCGAAGGCCTGAGGTCCAACCGCCCGCTTCCCGTGATCCGTCATGCTGAGGAGGCCGCGTAGCGGCCGTCTCGAAGCATGCGCGGCCAAAAGCCGGGCTGTTCATCCTTCGAGACGCGCTTCGCGCTCCTCAAGATGACGGACCAGCTAAGCTCCACCTAATCGTCGACGTCGTCCTGCGGCCGTCCGAACAGATGGATAATGCCCGGCGTCGAGATGGTGACGAACAGAAACCTCGACAGGTGATGCGCGCCGACGAAGATCGGGTCGATGTGCAGCGTCAGGGCCAGCGCCAGCATCGCGTCCATCGCGCCGGGCGCGAAGGCGACCACGACGTCGGCAAGCCGTACATGGGTGGTGAAGCCGATCACCGCGACGAACACGGCCGATATCAGGATGGCGATCGCAAACGAGCCGAGCCCGGCATTGACGTGGCTGAGCAGGGTCGAGGTCTTCATCCGCGCGAAACGGGTGCCGATCAGCGCGCCGATGCCGACCAGCGCGACATTGCGGAGCCAGGGCGGCAGGCCGCCATCGACCAGGCCCGAGCCGTGCAGCAGGCTGGAGGCGAGCATCGCGCCGAACATCCAGCTGGCTGGGAATTTGATCCAGCGCAACAGGAGTGAGACGCCGATCGATCCGGCGACGAGGGCCGTGAGGCCGAACGGCGAGGCGACCGTGGTCGGCAATGGCGGCGGCGCCGCATGCGTCACCCCGGTCAGCGCCAGCACCAGCGGCAGGGCCGCGGTCAGGATGATGACCCGCATGGTTTGTACCACGGCGATCGCCGCGACGTCGGCGCCCTTCTCCGCGGCGAGGATCGTGATCTGCGAGAGCGCGCCGGGGCTGCCGGCGAGGAAGGCCGAGGTCTGGTCCCAGCCATGGACACGCTGGAGGTACAGGCTCGAGCCGAAGGTCGAGCAGAATGTCGCGAGCGCCAGGAGGGCGATGGTGAGCGGATAGGAGCTCATATGCTGCAGCAATTGCTGCGACATCAGCGAGCCTAGCGAAATGCCGAGCAGCAGCAGCACCGATTGTGTCAGCACCGGCGGCACCGCGAGCGGCCGGCCGGCCAGTGCGGCGATCCCGACTGCGCACATCGCCCCCGAGATCAGGCCGCCTGGCAATCCCGCCCACAAAAACAGCACGCCGCCTGCGGCGCCGATGACGAGGGTCTCGAGCCCGTTCAGAACTTTGCTGCGGTCGGGAATGGCCGTTGCCATCGAAGCGCGGATCAGGGTCACGCCGCCTTATGGCAAATTCGCAACCACGGGACAATTGCATCTCGCGATTGCAGCATTGCGTCCGAAAACGCGGGCACTCTTCCTTCATCCTGCCCTGGAGGGGGAGAGTCGCTTCGCACGAAGCGAAGCGAATCGCACATGACGATCGAATGGCAACGTCATCGGCGGTCGGCTCCCTCTCCCGCTTGCGGGGGAGGGCTGGGGTGGGGGCTCTTTCCGCGCAATGACTCGCGGAGAGAGCCCCCACCCGCCGCGCGCCAGGCGCGCGTCGGCCTCCCCCGCAAGCGGGAGAGGCAAGGAAACTCGCGGAGAATCTCCGCACACGTCATATGTGATTGCCCTGCCCTCCAGGGGAGGGGGCAGCGTTAGCAATCCTACTTCGTGCCCGCGGGCGCGGCAGCGGCGCCGCCGGACTTTTCCTTCTTGCATTCGGAACGGAATTTCTTGCGCTCCTTGCCGTGCAGGCCCTTGGCGTCGGCCTCCTTCGAGCATTCGATCGATTCGGCGGTGTGCGGCTTGGCTTCCTTGGGTGCCTTGGCCGCAGCGGCCGCCGGAGCGGCGTCCTTGGCGGCGGGCGCGGCGGTTTGCGCGAAAGCTCCGCCCATCAGCAGAAAGGAAGCAACGGCGGTTGCGGTCGCGAGCGAGGAAATCTTCGTCATGGGGCACCTCATGAGGGGAAAGAGGCCGAAACGTCGCGCGGCGATGCTGAACCTTGGATGAACATGCCGCGGTCCCGCCGCCACAATATTTTAGCGCCCAGGCGCGCCCGCACATTGTCGCAAGTCGGGGTTGCGCTAGGATAATGGTCTTACGCCGATGCCCCCACGGGAAACCGACGGGAAACCAGGGATGACGGGAGACCAGGGATGACCATTCAGACCAGACTGTTGTGCGTGATTGCGGTGTCGGGCTTTGCAGCCTTTGCGGCGAGCGCGCCGGCGCAGGCCCTGACCGCGCAGGAATGCAGCGCCAAGTATCAGGCGGCCAAGTCGGCCGGCACCCTCAACGGC
The window above is part of the Bradyrhizobium sp. PSBB068 genome. Proteins encoded here:
- a CDS encoding ABC transporter ATP-binding protein; translated protein: MADVTLRNVTKRFGAVEAVRDLSLTVSDGEFLVLLGPSGAGKTTTLRLITGLESPDAGSVMIDGRDVTHDPPGSRDIAFVFQQYSLYPHLTVYDNLAFPLRSPARRVAEPIIRKRVEQTAELLHIASKLNNRATRLSGGEMQRVAIGRALVRDPSIYLMDEPLSSLDAKLRSELRLELKRIQIELGATILYVTHDQVEAMTMASRIGVIKDGQLLQLGTPREIYESPSSSYVASRLGTPQINFLPARLLSDVAMPQGTETVGIRTEHLQLAARNGGRMVARVHRVEHLGEQNHIHLDYKGETLVTLADPHQPLQAGQEVDLQLVHPLCFDRAGQRIAAAVH
- the dhaL gene encoding dihydroxyacetone kinase subunit L, with product MSLPSETFKSLVKAAAEQVIASAPELTSLDQAIGDGDHGTNMKRGCEAVLGKLDAISAQPLDEAFKMIGKTLVMTVGGASGPLYGSFFLAAGEALSHDKQLPDDLADVFGSAVNAVSARGRSQVGEKTMLDVLVPVLETLKTAAGQPDLIARVRAAATDAVERTAPMQATKGRASFLGARSVGHVDPGARSSCVLVQAVCAGLEARA
- a CDS encoding PTS-dependent dihydroxyacetone kinase phosphotransferase subunit DhaM → MTETVGIVIVSHSSDIAKGTADMVRQMVGSEVKVAFCGGNPDGGLGTSVPLIIDAINAAWSPKGVAVLVDLGGAETNSEMAVEMLEPARRDLVVVCNAPIVEGAVMAATEAAGGSSLAQVKAVAEELSAD
- a CDS encoding HPr family phosphocarrier protein: MMSMLDKADGQIFTGNVRLVHAVGMHARPAVKLTKLAKKYQAQISVRVAGAPEWINAKSVAKIMAMRAAHGSTIEIKASGSDAEAAVAALVDLVASDFPDGAG
- the ptsP gene encoding phosphoenolpyruvate--protein phosphotransferase, with amino-acid sequence MQGGAAGSAYRGRTASIGFAHGPLVRVDAGAGGERVAGTLVEEALALRKAIDLASGQIADLAASAGGEAAQILEFQVALLEDEDLIEAIFASIGEGRPADVAWRSTLDEQIAEYNSAADEYLQARSSDLADLRDRVVHILRGDAGEPLKIPSGGVVCADDLPPSRFLEIDWSGGGGLALLHGSPTSHVAMLARARGIPMVVQLGAIPDAGATALLDGEGATLELDPSAEQVRIFEKRRESHRKSRASARAILRRPTASWRGEHIKLLINIQRVDDLEHADAQYADGIGLMRTEFLLAGRSELPDEETQFQAYDAVLRWAGQRPVTIRTFDAGGDKPVPGFTFDGEANPFLGVRGLRLCLARPEIFAVQLRALARAAVRGNLKVMFPMVTQADELEAGRKLFADVVQRLQADGIAAMLPELGIMVEVPAAALAISSFKAAFFSIGSNDLAQYVLACDRSNGALAPLMDPLHPAVLELISRTAEHGRRAGISVSLCGDMAGDPRCLPALLNCGLRELSVNASALAQIKHTIDRLSSGGSVG
- the dhaK gene encoding dihydroxyacetone kinase subunit DhaK, yielding MKKFINAVDNVLAESLDGFAAAHADLVALGAERKFVRRREPNRNKVALVSGGGSGHEPLHAGFVGHGMLDAACPGRVFTSPTPDQIVEAAQAVAGDAGVLFIVKNYAGDRMNFEMAAEIAEGKTATIVTDDDVAVEKSTYSIGRRGVAGTLIVEKIVGAAAEKGADLATCVALGERVNARTRSMGVALTSCTVPAAGTPTFALGEDEMEMGVGIHGEPGRRRVKLAAADAIASEMTTAIAEDLAAPAGSEALLLVNGFGGTPTIELYLMYNAARRMLEQRGLRIVRSLVGSYVTSLDMAGCSLTVSLLDAETTALWDAPVRTAALKW
- a CDS encoding disulfide bond formation protein B; its protein translation is MTTATAHPSHASATGNPALTSALAIAVIAAATLAGAWFFQLVLEIMPCPLCLEQRYAYYLAVPLGALVAIAAARGAARPVLLAGLAILGLAALANAGLGAYHAGVEWGLWQGPTDCTGPMVDFGKAGSLLDQLDKVKVVRCDEVQWRLLGISLAGYNVLISLLMAAIAGWGVVRAAKA
- a CDS encoding AbrB family transcriptional regulator, with translation MATAIPDRSKVLNGLETLVIGAAGGVLFLWAGLPGGLISGAMCAVGIAALAGRPLAVPPVLTQSVLLLLGISLGSLMSQQLLQHMSSYPLTIALLALATFCSTFGSSLYLQRVHGWDQTSAFLAGSPGALSQITILAAEKGADVAAIAVVQTMRVIILTAALPLVLALTGVTHAAPPPLPTTVASPFGLTALVAGSIGVSLLLRWIKFPASWMFGAMLASSLLHGSGLVDGGLPPWLRNVALVGIGALIGTRFARMKTSTLLSHVNAGLGSFAIAILISAVFVAVIGFTTHVRLADVVVAFAPGAMDAMLALALTLHIDPIFVGAHHLSRFLFVTISTPGIIHLFGRPQDDVDD
- a CDS encoding phosphate starvation-inducible protein PsiF, with the protein product MTKISSLATATAVASFLLMGGAFAQTAAPAAKDAAPAAAAAKAPKEAKPHTAESIECSKEADAKGLHGKERKKFRSECKKEKSGGAAAAPAGTK